The DNA window GGTGCCTTCGGGTCTGTGACAAgcagggggatggggctgggcaCAGCCTCTGTAGTGGTTGTGCTCCCGCCGGGGGCTTTGTGCCCCCTCCCGGGGGGGTGTCAGCCTGGAAAAGCAGCCAGAGAATAGCCACCCCCATCCCACCATCATTTGGGAATTCGTACAGATAATTTgggaggggctgggctggggagaggcagagcacaggggcagtgctgggagggatggggcagcaccggggcagCGCCCCCgctccagcagcccccggaGCTCTGGGGGGCGCATTGATGGCAcctggggagagctgccaggCACCTGGGCCGCATTCCCAAAGTGCCCCCCTGCCGGGTCCCCTTCTCTTTATTTGCAGCAGGCAGCGGCTGCTTGGgcttgctgctggaggaagggccgtgtcctgctgtcccctgcgggtgctgctgtgtggggcaggggcagctcccTCTGAGACCTCTgggttgtgctgctgcttcaaaCGTTGACCCTAACGAAATGCTTGGTGCAGGGTGCAAGTCGAGGCTGCAGGGTGCAAGTCGAGGCTGCAGGGTGCTCCCAGTGCTGGAGGCTTGGGCAAGGGGCCGCTCTGGTCAGCGGGAGCCGCTCCGCGCTGGGGGCGCACCGAGCACCCCGTGGGGAGGCTGCTGGTCCTCGGAGCTGGTTTTGTCTGTGCAGGCACCTCACTGgctcttcctttccccagggGATGCCCAAGCAGCTGGGTGGTTTTATTCCTCACTTAGCCCTGCTCCCCTAGCCAGGGGGGTGCTGGTCCAGCTGCCTTCGCCTCTTGCAGAAGGCAAACTGTGCTGCTGCGAGCTGCCTGGGGTCTGGGGGCTTGGGAGTTTGCTCTAAGCGCTCCTAAGCCACATTTCTTCCACGTGTCGCTGCTGCAGACTGGTTTCtctgtttcactgttttctcccctctttATTTCACAGGAGCCAGCTCCCGGTGCTGGACCAGCCGCGGAGGATGAGCAGCTCTTCTCTCGTCTCCAGGTCGCTGTCGGAGGAGAGGCCGGTCACCGCCCTCTGGGGTGAGCAGCGGCAGCCCCCGCCCCAGCTTCCCCCTTCCTTGGTTTCCCCCCACCTCTCAATCCcggctgctctgctgcctttgaGGGCAATTTCCCTCTGCACCGCAGCCACCCGCACTCCCCTTGCTGCAGAAACCCCTTGGGGGGGCTGAGGGTtccccatggcacagggacACCCCATGGCCCAGGGGCGTGCCAGCCCTGTGGGGACACCGTGGGGACACCCGGGGGCACCCCCCTTTGCTTTCCCCACACCTGGGGCGTTGCtgggggagcagctcctgcgTGCAGGGACGAGGCTGTGTGTCCGCAGGCTGCGAGCTGGGCACGGGCACGCGGCGCTGCGTGCTGCAGGAGGACGATGACTGCCTGGAGCACCTGGTCCTGCTGAGGACGGTAAGGCGCGCGGCGTGGCTTGGAGCCCGCTCGGCTGCGCTGGCCCACGGCCGGGCTCCGCGTGCCACGGGGCTCTGCCGGGCTCCGCAGGTCTCCCTGGGGGCTGGCGCCAGGGACGAGCTGCACGTGGTGGCCGTGGAGTCGAAGAACATGTACGGAGGCTGCAAGCCCGTGCCCATCGCGTCGCTGCGCGGCTCGGTGCTCCCCATGGTAAGGGCAGGGCAGCgaggcggggggggtggggggggctccCCTGGGAACCACCCGGCCTCTGCGGGGGGGCTGCACAGGGGTCtccaggcagtgctgggggctTTTTTGGCTGTGCCTGCAaacccctctgctctgcccgAACGAGATGGGGCAGAGGAGCCCCCGTCCTGTGGCTGTTGCAGGGTTTGccctgtgctggggatggggtggggatggcCTGGGGGTGCTCCGAGCTCTGTTTTTTTTGCAGATCAGCCTCAAAGGCCTGGAGTTTGTCCCTCCGGTCACCTTCGTGCTGGAGTGTGGAGCTGGGCCGGTCTATCTCAGCGGGCAGCACGTCACCTGTGAGTCCTGCatggggagcggggccggggtgGCACCGGGGGCGCTCTCTTGGTCCCGCGGGGGCTTTAGAGGCAGCTCCCCCCCATGCAGCAGCGCGTCTCCTTTTCCTAGTGGAGGATGACCGCAGGTACGAAGCCCGCGAGGAAGAGCTGGCAGAGGAAGATGCAGGCGATGAGGACGATGCCAGAGCAGCGCAGGACGGGGAGTAGCCACAGTTTGGGGAGGATTTCTGCGTCCTGGGAGTGCCGCTGGCTGATGGCAGGGCCATGGCAGGGCTGTTCTGTGCCGGGAGCTGCAGGTGCCTGGCACTGACCAGGCTGGGTCCTTGTCCAGGGATACAAACTGCCTCTGCTTTGCATACcgccctttcctcctctccctgcccgcTCCGTTCGTAACGTGTTCTGAGAAATGCTCCCCCTTCCTACCACTCCTCCCACCAATATTTTAGTGCAATAGCTACGGGAAAGTGCAAATATCCTGGGGCTAGGCTGGGCTGTGCTCCAGGGTGCCCAcaccagcctcctgctgctcttgtcctgccttccctgccacctctgcctgctcccagcctcaTCTCAGCAACACTTACACCAAGCATGCTACCACTGGGACATCACGCCACTGACCCCTGGTGCTGCGGTGTCCCCATGAGCAGCCCCAGGGGGACGGGCTGGGGtcacccccacctccccacgctgccctgggggctgctctcGCCCCCTTCCCTCCAAGGGGCATCGCTCTGACGGGTGCCTGCTCAGCTgaacccagcagcagcacgctgccGTCTGCGCAGCAGCCCAGGGGAACGCAGCCAAAGGCTGCTCAgaaccagcagctgctgaaataatTCAATTAAAGCCCCTCATGGAGGAAAATTGCCCCAATCCATCACGTGTGTGATGTTAGCCAGCAGGGGATTTGTCTCGGAAGGGGAGCCCTGAacctgctgggggggggtgggaagggagcaggggcaCGGTGTGGGTGCCCCGCTGGGTTCAGCAGGAGCGGGACGGACGTACGAACCCATCCTGCTGGGCTCAGCATCGCGTGGCTGCGTCTGGCACAGCGCC is part of the Cygnus atratus isolate AKBS03 ecotype Queensland, Australia chromosome 27, CAtr_DNAZoo_HiC_assembly, whole genome shotgun sequence genome and encodes:
- the LOC118256124 gene encoding nucleoplasmin-like, translating into MGVLSQLPVLDQPRRMSSSSLVSRSLSEERPVTALWGCELGTGTRRCVLQEDDDCLEHLVLLRTVSLGAGARDELHVVAVESKNMYGGCKPVPIASLRGSVLPMISLKGLEFVPPVTFVLECGAGPVYLSGQHVTLEDDRRYEAREEELAEEDAGDEDDARAAQDGE